In one Oreochromis aureus strain Israel breed Guangdong linkage group 2, ZZ_aureus, whole genome shotgun sequence genomic region, the following are encoded:
- the commd5 gene encoding COMM domain-containing protein 5, producing MSSSHSKDSLSFLGGRIPPEVESLSKNLKDVDQELFRKILKAVVSALEGKDCTEGMKSIAESSVIPQERLCHIVAGIHRLLSEAIRIPTALLKQETFKEDLKELRIPEDFITDFSSVVFGNRRAALEAAACQKDPHLPTLEELKWRVDVAISTSSLARALQPSVLMQMKLSDGRFQRFEVPVSKFQELRYNVALILKEMNDLEKRSILKIQN from the exons ATGTCTTCCAGCCATTCAAAGGACTCTTTGAGCTTTCTGGGAGGCAGAATACCACCGGAAGTCGAGTCATTGTCAAAAAACTTGAAGGATGTGGACCAAGAGTTGTTCCGAAAAATACTGAAAG CTGTGGTCAGTGCCCTGGAGGGGAAGGACTGCACAGAGGGGATGAAGTCCATAGCAGAGAGCAGCGTCATCCCGCAGGAGCGGCTCTGTCACATCGTAGCTGGGATCCACAGACTGCTGTCTGAGGCCATCCGCATCCCCACAGCGTTACTTAAACAGGAG ACCTTTAAAGAAGATCTGAAGGAACTAAG aATACCCGAAGACTTCATCACAGATTTCTCCAGTGTGGTTTTTGGAAATCG cCGTGCAGCTCTAGAAGCGGCGGCCTGTCAGAAGGATCCTCATCTCCCCACACTAGAAGAATTGAAATGGAGAGTGGATGTTGCCATTTCTACAAG CTCTTTAGCCCGAGCGCTGCAGCCTTCTGTTCTCATGCAGATGAAACTTTCAGATGGGAGGTTTCAGCGCTTTGAG GTACCCGTGTCTAAATTCCAGGAGCTTCGTTACAACGTTGCTTTGATTCTCAAAGAGATGAACGATCTGGAGAAGAGGAGCATTCTTAAGATCCAAAACTGA
- the fam199x gene encoding protein FAM199X, which yields MSESLYEKFLAPEEPFPLLSQRANLSDVGTLDVSDFGCQLSSCHRTDPLHRFHSNRWNLTSCGTSVASSECSEELFSSVSVGDQDDCYSLLDDQELTSLDLFPEGSVCSDVSSSISTYWDWSDSEFEWQLPGSDIASGSDVLSDIIPSVPSSPCLFSKRKPKPHPHRNLDELPWSAMTNDEQVEYIEYLSRKVSTEMGLREQLDIIKIIDPCAQISPTDSEFIIELNCLTDEKLKQVRNYIREHSPRQRASSTREGWKRSSHSSASTGGISGASSSNASMVSSASSSTGSTASNSVAGGTASACSGSSVANISRAHSDGNLSSAAERIRDSKKRSKQRKLQQKALRKRQLKEQRQARKERLSGLFLNEEVLSLRVTEEDDHGDDLDILM from the exons ATGTCTGAATCTTTGTATGAGAAGTTTTTGGCCCCGGAGGAGCCTTTCCCTCTCCTCTCCCAAAGGGCCAACCTGAGTGATGTGGGAACTCTGGATGTCAGCGATTTTGGCTGTCAGCTATCATCGTGTCATCGAACGGATCCTCTGCATCGGTTTCACAGTAACAG GTGGAACCTTACTTCCTGTGGTACCAGTGTTGCCAGCTCTGAGTGTAGCGAGGAGCTCTTCTCCTCCGTCTCTGTGGGGGATCAGGACGACTGCTACTCCCTTCTGGACGACCAAGAACTCACATCGCTGGATTTGTTTCCCGAAGGCAGTGTTTGCAGTGACGTCTCCTCCTCTATCAGCACATACTGGGACTGGTCTGACAGTGAATTTGAGTGGCAG TTACCAGGAAGTGACATTGCAAGTGGCAGTGATGTCCTCTCTGACATAATTCCAAGTGTGCCAAGTTCACCATGTTTGTTTTCCAAGAGGAAGCCGAAGCCCCACCCTCATCGCAACCTGGATGAGCTGCCTTGGAGTGCCATGACCAACGATGAACAG GTGGAGTACATCGAGTACCTGAGCCGGAAGGTCAGCACAGAGATGGGCCTGAGAGAGCAGCTCGACATCATCAAGATCATTGACCCCTGTGCTCAGATCTCTCCCACTGACAGCGAGTTTATCATCGAGCTCAACTGTCTCACTGATGAGAAGCTCAAACAG GTGCGTAACTACATCAGGGAGCACAGCCCCAGGCAGCGAGCCAGCAGCACCAGGGAGGGCTGGAAGAGGAGCAGCCACAGCAGTGCCAGTACAGGCGGCATCAGCGGAGCCAGCAGCAGTAACGCCAGCATGGTCAGCTCTGCCAGCTCCTCCACTGGATCTACTGCCTCCAACTCTGTAGCAG GGGGTACAGCCTCTGCCTGTAGTGGGAGCAGTGTTGCCAATATTAGCAGAGCTCACAGTGATGGAAATCTTTCCAGTGCTGCAGAACGCATACGAGACTCTAAA AAACGTTCAAAGCAGCGAAAGCTTCAgcagaaagccctccgcaagcGACAGCTCAAAGAGCAGCGGCAGGCCCGAAAGGAGCGACTGAGCGGGCTGTTTCTGAACGAGGAGGTGCTGTCGCTACGGGTGACGGAGGAGGACGATCACGGAGACGACCTGGACATACTGATGTGA
- the smim19 gene encoding small integral membrane protein 19 gives MGAHGVLGNEPDSIDYSVHEAWNEATNVYLLVILVSFGLLMYARKNKRKIMRIFTLPPAVGSSPEPNFYDSLQKVRLRQQLEMYSLARKFEQQQQQQQQGQSDSVQLSME, from the exons ATGGGCGCTCACGGGGTTTTGGGGAACGAGCCCGACTCTATAGACTACTCTGTGCACGAAGCGTGGAACGAGGCCACGAATGTCTACCTGCTGGTGATCCTGGTCAGCTTCGGCCTGCTCATGTACGCCAGAAA AAACAAGAGGAAGATCATGCGCATCTTCACTCTGCCTCCCGCCGTGGGCAGCAGCCCGGAGCCCAACTTCTACGACAGCCTGCAGAAGGTCCGCCTGCGACAGCAGCTGGAGATGTACTCTCTGG CCAGGAagtttgagcagcagcagcaacaacagcagcagggccagtcAGACAGTGTGCAGCTCTCCATGGAGTGA